One segment of Anopheles stephensi strain Indian chromosome 3, UCI_ANSTEP_V1.0, whole genome shotgun sequence DNA contains the following:
- the LOC118512880 gene encoding uncharacterized protein LOC118512880 isoform X2: MFPHATCLLWSIKNRRTGDPDGETGGWVHVTGGTDAIHCSVRTGARRRRSDGQIADVATVETTDSSSYKRLISTTSSNAPTAAATTTIVALTTPTATTPTVMLMHGDDDDEGALNGQPRAANAAAATATTTNLRRISDQDRPLFEALMAEERGELPRRRHACTGRFLTMHKRRRKKLLTRSLALDQAILDDVLHGQVQCILDRVHHWRFNAFTLETVTGGRSLPVLCVHLFHWYGLLDHFNLDVVRVWKLFSLIEEGYHSTNPYHNSIHATDVTQAMHCFLQEKRILENLSPLEIMASLIGAVTHDLDHPGVNQPFLIATSNHLAALYENTSVLENHHWRSAIGCLLESGVAEQVHDIRPELEKQISSLILATDITRQQEFIGRFRDYLSRDALDMRDTAHRHFILQISLKCADISNPCRPWDISKKWSMKVCEEFFRQGDYERQLNLPVTSLCDRQSTTVPKIQTGFFKFVVTPLMDEWHRFLRTDLSHSMMHHLKYNQTQWESKLQAEINEETRTEISDAELLDEEDIDGGDEDGGGEDEGDDSHHLADLSDSSEALVPFAMATKFGRRSSLQVASANHGFGGRVRNDRRLSVPATHCIPKIILPAKEPSSGGGRSGGGSGGGEFTLQPPESIQESDEHRFDADSLSIFSSDSDSLHRGARGSSTGSAADRERPLSAENLLPDCSIASMTDGACGDRLNLVLHGAVSVGNTANLLTVGTSKHLIRQQTFPPLQPYVRTRYMSSQAELGACPEALLESHSSSSNSSGSTNAAAAAALSNVESRGRVLATRKDSIKREQQPDGAGSSQADGAGKIKVPKLSLGQKENLDPSMLKRSLSRRRGSAPVTVALPTKTEPAGTGQVGAGVGIVGEIGKSFIIKTCDLMRRGSMPVDALMHSKDLPSSQSTAGSSVNAGGVPSNTAQLPNNSLVAPPPSYPGMQRRGSVPCESTNNVALRSSFSIKRRSTKKAIRRRSSGGAEILSPILSEDAAGGSNGAGASSSSSNAWYRIKRDSGHRRTGDNESLLSRRRGSLPVEVLAIGYSGTLRH, encoded by the exons ATCGCGGACGTCGCCACGGTGGAAACGACGGACAGCTCGAGCTACAAACGACTGATAT CAACCACATCTAGCAACGCACCGACAGCTGCTGCTACGACGACGATCGTGGCGCTAACGACGCCCACCGCCACAACCCCAACCGTAATGTTAATGCAcggagacgacgacgacgaaggaGCACTGAATGGTCAGCCAAGGGCAGCCAAcgctgccgccgccaccgccacgaCTACCAACCTGCGAAGAATCTCCGATCAAGATCGACCCCTGTTCGAGGCACTGATGGCGGAGGAGCGAGGCGAGCTGCCCCGGCGGCGGCACGCCTGCACCGGCCGCTTCCTAACGATGCACAAGCGCCGCAGAAAGAAGCTGCTGACGCGCAGTCTCGCCCTCGACCAAGCCATCCTGGACGATGTGCTTCACGGGCAGGTGCAGTGCATTCTCGACCGTGTGCATCACTGGCGCTTTAACGCGTTCACGCTCGAGACGGTGACTGGTG GACGCTCACTGCCGGTATTATGTGTTCATCTGTTCCACTGGTACGGGCTGCTGGACCACTTCAACCTAGACGTAGTTAGAGTATGGAAATTGTTTAGCTTAATCGAGGAAGGCTACCACAGCACCAACCCGTACCACAACTCGATCCACGCGACCGACGTCACGCAGGCGATGCACTGCTTCCTGCAGGAGAAGCGCATACTGGAGAATCTGAGCCCGCTCGAAATTATGGCCTCGCTGATCGGTGCCGTCACGCACGATCTCGACCATCCGGGCGTCAATCAACCGTTCCTGATAGCGACCTCCAACCATCTGGCGGCACTGTACGAAAACACGTCCGTGCTGGAGAATCACCACTGGCGGTCGGCGATCGGCTGCCTGCTGGAGAGTGGCGTCGCCGAGCAGGTGCACGACATCCGGCCCGAGCTGGAGAAACAGATCAGCTCTCTAATACTGGCGACGGACATTACGCGGCAGCAGGAGTTTATCGGCCGGTTCCGCGACTACCTGAGCCGGGACGCGCTGGACATGCGCGACACCGCCCACCGCCACTTCATACTGCAGATATCGCTCAAGTGTGCCGACATTTCGAACCCGTGCCGCCCGTGGGACATCAGCAAGAAGTGGAGCATGAAGGTGTGCGAGGAGTTCTTCCGGCAGGGCGACTACGAGCGGCAGCTGAACCTTCCGGTGACTTCCCTGTGCGATCGGCAGTCTACGACGGTGCCGAAAATACAGACCGGGTTCTTCAAGTTCGTGGTGACGCCGCTGATGGACGAGTGGCACCGGTTCCTGCGCACGGACCTGTCCCACTCGATGATGCACCATCTGAAGTACAATCAGACGCAGTGGGAGAGTAAGCTGCAGGCGGAGATTAACGAGGAGACGCGCACGGAAATCTCGGACGCGGAGCTGCTGGACGAGGAGGACATTGACGGTGGGGATGAGGATGGGGGTGGCGAGGATGAGGGTGACGATTCGCACCATTTGGCGGATTTGTCCGACAGCTCGGAAGCGCTGGTACCGTTTGCGATGGCGACAAAGTTTGGACGCAGAAGTTCGCTCCAGGTGGCGTCGGCCAACCATGGTTTCGGTGGCCGAGTGCGCAACGACCGACGACTCTCGGTACCGGCCACACACTGCATCCCGAAGATTATCCTTCCGGCGAAGGAACCGTCGAGCGGTGGAGGACGTTCGGGCGGTGGTTCCGGTGGCGGTGAGTTCACCCTGCAGCCACCGGAATCGATACAGGAGAGCGACGAACATCGGTTCGATGCAGACTCGCTCTCGATCTTCTCCTCCGACAGTGACAGCTTACACCGGGGAGCTCGTGGATCCTCGACAGGCAGTGCGGCAGATCGGGAACGACCGCTCAGTGCGGAGAATCTGCTCCCGGATTGCAGTATCGCTTCCATGACGGACGGTGCTTGCGGCGATCGGCTCAATCTCGTACTGCACGGTGCGGTCAGCGTTGGCAACACGGCCAACCTGCTTACCGTGGGCACCTCGAAGCATCTGATCCGCCAGCAAACGTTCCCACCGTTGCAACCGTACGTCCGGACACGCTACATGTCCTCGCAGGCAGAACTCGGCGCCTGTCCGGAAGCGTTGCTCGAATCGCACTCGTCCAGCTCGAACAGTAGCGGCTCAACgaacgcagcagcagcggccgcTCTATCAAACGTCGAATCTCGCGGTCGCGTTCTCGCGACCAGAAAGGATAGCATCAAGCGGGAGCAACAGCCGGACGGTGCGGGCTCATCGCAGGCGGATGGGGCGGGCAAGATCAAGGTGCCGAAGTTATCGCTCGGCCAGAAGGAGAACCTTGACCCATCGATGCTAAAGCGAAGTCTTAGCAGGCGGCGTGGTTCGGCTCCGGTGACTGTGGCGCTGCCTACGAAAACGGAACCCGCCGGAACGGGACAGGTTGGGGCAGGCGTTGGGATTGTCGGCGAGATCGGCAAATCGTTCATCATCAAAACTTGCGATCTGATGCGCCGGGGATCGATGCCCGTCGACGctctcatgc ACTCTAAAGATCTTCCATCATCCCAAAGCACGGCGGGAAGTAGTGTGAATGCCGGTGGCGTTCCTTCCAACACGGCGCAACTTCCCAACAACAGCCTGGTCGCACCACCGCCATCGTACCCCGGTATGCAACGGCGCGGATCAGTTCCCTGCGAAAGTACCAACAATGTGGCGCTCCGGAGCAGCTTCAGCATCAAGCGACGCAGCACGAAGAAAGCGATCCGGCGGCGATCGTCCGGCGGTGCCGAAATTCTCAGCCCCATTCTGTCGGAGGATGCGGCAGGTGGTAGTAACGGTGCTGGTgcgtcctcgtcctcctctAACGCGTGGTACCGGATCAAGCGGGATTCGGGCCACCGGCGAACGGGTGACAACGAGAGTCTGCTGTCCCGGCGGCGAGGTTCCCTGCCGGTCGAGGTCCTCGCGATCGGTTACTCCG GCACCCTTCGTCACTAA
- the LOC118512880 gene encoding uncharacterized protein LOC118512880 isoform X1, producing MFPHATCLLWSIKNRRTGDPDGETGGWVHVTGGTDAIHCSVRTGARRRRSDGQVRQCVKYNESATIADVATVETTDSSSYKRLISTTSSNAPTAAATTTIVALTTPTATTPTVMLMHGDDDDEGALNGQPRAANAAAATATTTNLRRISDQDRPLFEALMAEERGELPRRRHACTGRFLTMHKRRRKKLLTRSLALDQAILDDVLHGQVQCILDRVHHWRFNAFTLETVTGGRSLPVLCVHLFHWYGLLDHFNLDVVRVWKLFSLIEEGYHSTNPYHNSIHATDVTQAMHCFLQEKRILENLSPLEIMASLIGAVTHDLDHPGVNQPFLIATSNHLAALYENTSVLENHHWRSAIGCLLESGVAEQVHDIRPELEKQISSLILATDITRQQEFIGRFRDYLSRDALDMRDTAHRHFILQISLKCADISNPCRPWDISKKWSMKVCEEFFRQGDYERQLNLPVTSLCDRQSTTVPKIQTGFFKFVVTPLMDEWHRFLRTDLSHSMMHHLKYNQTQWESKLQAEINEETRTEISDAELLDEEDIDGGDEDGGGEDEGDDSHHLADLSDSSEALVPFAMATKFGRRSSLQVASANHGFGGRVRNDRRLSVPATHCIPKIILPAKEPSSGGGRSGGGSGGGEFTLQPPESIQESDEHRFDADSLSIFSSDSDSLHRGARGSSTGSAADRERPLSAENLLPDCSIASMTDGACGDRLNLVLHGAVSVGNTANLLTVGTSKHLIRQQTFPPLQPYVRTRYMSSQAELGACPEALLESHSSSSNSSGSTNAAAAAALSNVESRGRVLATRKDSIKREQQPDGAGSSQADGAGKIKVPKLSLGQKENLDPSMLKRSLSRRRGSAPVTVALPTKTEPAGTGQVGAGVGIVGEIGKSFIIKTCDLMRRGSMPVDALMHSKDLPSSQSTAGSSVNAGGVPSNTAQLPNNSLVAPPPSYPGMQRRGSVPCESTNNVALRSSFSIKRRSTKKAIRRRSSGGAEILSPILSEDAAGGSNGAGASSSSSNAWYRIKRDSGHRRTGDNESLLSRRRGSLPVEVLAIGYSGTLRH from the exons ATCGCGGACGTCGCCACGGTGGAAACGACGGACAGCTCGAGCTACAAACGACTGATAT CAACCACATCTAGCAACGCACCGACAGCTGCTGCTACGACGACGATCGTGGCGCTAACGACGCCCACCGCCACAACCCCAACCGTAATGTTAATGCAcggagacgacgacgacgaaggaGCACTGAATGGTCAGCCAAGGGCAGCCAAcgctgccgccgccaccgccacgaCTACCAACCTGCGAAGAATCTCCGATCAAGATCGACCCCTGTTCGAGGCACTGATGGCGGAGGAGCGAGGCGAGCTGCCCCGGCGGCGGCACGCCTGCACCGGCCGCTTCCTAACGATGCACAAGCGCCGCAGAAAGAAGCTGCTGACGCGCAGTCTCGCCCTCGACCAAGCCATCCTGGACGATGTGCTTCACGGGCAGGTGCAGTGCATTCTCGACCGTGTGCATCACTGGCGCTTTAACGCGTTCACGCTCGAGACGGTGACTGGTG GACGCTCACTGCCGGTATTATGTGTTCATCTGTTCCACTGGTACGGGCTGCTGGACCACTTCAACCTAGACGTAGTTAGAGTATGGAAATTGTTTAGCTTAATCGAGGAAGGCTACCACAGCACCAACCCGTACCACAACTCGATCCACGCGACCGACGTCACGCAGGCGATGCACTGCTTCCTGCAGGAGAAGCGCATACTGGAGAATCTGAGCCCGCTCGAAATTATGGCCTCGCTGATCGGTGCCGTCACGCACGATCTCGACCATCCGGGCGTCAATCAACCGTTCCTGATAGCGACCTCCAACCATCTGGCGGCACTGTACGAAAACACGTCCGTGCTGGAGAATCACCACTGGCGGTCGGCGATCGGCTGCCTGCTGGAGAGTGGCGTCGCCGAGCAGGTGCACGACATCCGGCCCGAGCTGGAGAAACAGATCAGCTCTCTAATACTGGCGACGGACATTACGCGGCAGCAGGAGTTTATCGGCCGGTTCCGCGACTACCTGAGCCGGGACGCGCTGGACATGCGCGACACCGCCCACCGCCACTTCATACTGCAGATATCGCTCAAGTGTGCCGACATTTCGAACCCGTGCCGCCCGTGGGACATCAGCAAGAAGTGGAGCATGAAGGTGTGCGAGGAGTTCTTCCGGCAGGGCGACTACGAGCGGCAGCTGAACCTTCCGGTGACTTCCCTGTGCGATCGGCAGTCTACGACGGTGCCGAAAATACAGACCGGGTTCTTCAAGTTCGTGGTGACGCCGCTGATGGACGAGTGGCACCGGTTCCTGCGCACGGACCTGTCCCACTCGATGATGCACCATCTGAAGTACAATCAGACGCAGTGGGAGAGTAAGCTGCAGGCGGAGATTAACGAGGAGACGCGCACGGAAATCTCGGACGCGGAGCTGCTGGACGAGGAGGACATTGACGGTGGGGATGAGGATGGGGGTGGCGAGGATGAGGGTGACGATTCGCACCATTTGGCGGATTTGTCCGACAGCTCGGAAGCGCTGGTACCGTTTGCGATGGCGACAAAGTTTGGACGCAGAAGTTCGCTCCAGGTGGCGTCGGCCAACCATGGTTTCGGTGGCCGAGTGCGCAACGACCGACGACTCTCGGTACCGGCCACACACTGCATCCCGAAGATTATCCTTCCGGCGAAGGAACCGTCGAGCGGTGGAGGACGTTCGGGCGGTGGTTCCGGTGGCGGTGAGTTCACCCTGCAGCCACCGGAATCGATACAGGAGAGCGACGAACATCGGTTCGATGCAGACTCGCTCTCGATCTTCTCCTCCGACAGTGACAGCTTACACCGGGGAGCTCGTGGATCCTCGACAGGCAGTGCGGCAGATCGGGAACGACCGCTCAGTGCGGAGAATCTGCTCCCGGATTGCAGTATCGCTTCCATGACGGACGGTGCTTGCGGCGATCGGCTCAATCTCGTACTGCACGGTGCGGTCAGCGTTGGCAACACGGCCAACCTGCTTACCGTGGGCACCTCGAAGCATCTGATCCGCCAGCAAACGTTCCCACCGTTGCAACCGTACGTCCGGACACGCTACATGTCCTCGCAGGCAGAACTCGGCGCCTGTCCGGAAGCGTTGCTCGAATCGCACTCGTCCAGCTCGAACAGTAGCGGCTCAACgaacgcagcagcagcggccgcTCTATCAAACGTCGAATCTCGCGGTCGCGTTCTCGCGACCAGAAAGGATAGCATCAAGCGGGAGCAACAGCCGGACGGTGCGGGCTCATCGCAGGCGGATGGGGCGGGCAAGATCAAGGTGCCGAAGTTATCGCTCGGCCAGAAGGAGAACCTTGACCCATCGATGCTAAAGCGAAGTCTTAGCAGGCGGCGTGGTTCGGCTCCGGTGACTGTGGCGCTGCCTACGAAAACGGAACCCGCCGGAACGGGACAGGTTGGGGCAGGCGTTGGGATTGTCGGCGAGATCGGCAAATCGTTCATCATCAAAACTTGCGATCTGATGCGCCGGGGATCGATGCCCGTCGACGctctcatgc ACTCTAAAGATCTTCCATCATCCCAAAGCACGGCGGGAAGTAGTGTGAATGCCGGTGGCGTTCCTTCCAACACGGCGCAACTTCCCAACAACAGCCTGGTCGCACCACCGCCATCGTACCCCGGTATGCAACGGCGCGGATCAGTTCCCTGCGAAAGTACCAACAATGTGGCGCTCCGGAGCAGCTTCAGCATCAAGCGACGCAGCACGAAGAAAGCGATCCGGCGGCGATCGTCCGGCGGTGCCGAAATTCTCAGCCCCATTCTGTCGGAGGATGCGGCAGGTGGTAGTAACGGTGCTGGTgcgtcctcgtcctcctctAACGCGTGGTACCGGATCAAGCGGGATTCGGGCCACCGGCGAACGGGTGACAACGAGAGTCTGCTGTCCCGGCGGCGAGGTTCCCTGCCGGTCGAGGTCCTCGCGATCGGTTACTCCG GCACCCTTCGTCACTAA
- the LOC118512880 gene encoding uncharacterized protein LOC118512880 isoform X4 has protein sequence MQRCGLCSIISSLLRRAMCVGSRRGSGESYYQELAETNIADVATVETTDSSSYKRLISTTSSNAPTAAATTTIVALTTPTATTPTVMLMHGDDDDEGALNGQPRAANAAAATATTTNLRRISDQDRPLFEALMAEERGELPRRRHACTGRFLTMHKRRRKKLLTRSLALDQAILDDVLHGQVQCILDRVHHWRFNAFTLETVTGGRSLPVLCVHLFHWYGLLDHFNLDVVRVWKLFSLIEEGYHSTNPYHNSIHATDVTQAMHCFLQEKRILENLSPLEIMASLIGAVTHDLDHPGVNQPFLIATSNHLAALYENTSVLENHHWRSAIGCLLESGVAEQVHDIRPELEKQISSLILATDITRQQEFIGRFRDYLSRDALDMRDTAHRHFILQISLKCADISNPCRPWDISKKWSMKVCEEFFRQGDYERQLNLPVTSLCDRQSTTVPKIQTGFFKFVVTPLMDEWHRFLRTDLSHSMMHHLKYNQTQWESKLQAEINEETRTEISDAELLDEEDIDGGDEDGGGEDEGDDSHHLADLSDSSEALVPFAMATKFGRRSSLQVASANHGFGGRVRNDRRLSVPATHCIPKIILPAKEPSSGGGRSGGGSGGGEFTLQPPESIQESDEHRFDADSLSIFSSDSDSLHRGARGSSTGSAADRERPLSAENLLPDCSIASMTDGACGDRLNLVLHGAVSVGNTANLLTVGTSKHLIRQQTFPPLQPYVRTRYMSSQAELGACPEALLESHSSSSNSSGSTNAAAAAALSNVESRGRVLATRKDSIKREQQPDGAGSSQADGAGKIKVPKLSLGQKENLDPSMLKRSLSRRRGSAPVTVALPTKTEPAGTGQVGAGVGIVGEIGKSFIIKTCDLMRRGSMPVDALMHSKDLPSSQSTAGSSVNAGGVPSNTAQLPNNSLVAPPPSYPGMQRRGSVPCESTNNVALRSSFSIKRRSTKKAIRRRSSGGAEILSPILSEDAAGGSNGAGASSSSSNAWYRIKRDSGHRRTGDNESLLSRRRGSLPVEVLAIGYSGTLRH, from the exons ATCGCGGACGTCGCCACGGTGGAAACGACGGACAGCTCGAGCTACAAACGACTGATAT CAACCACATCTAGCAACGCACCGACAGCTGCTGCTACGACGACGATCGTGGCGCTAACGACGCCCACCGCCACAACCCCAACCGTAATGTTAATGCAcggagacgacgacgacgaaggaGCACTGAATGGTCAGCCAAGGGCAGCCAAcgctgccgccgccaccgccacgaCTACCAACCTGCGAAGAATCTCCGATCAAGATCGACCCCTGTTCGAGGCACTGATGGCGGAGGAGCGAGGCGAGCTGCCCCGGCGGCGGCACGCCTGCACCGGCCGCTTCCTAACGATGCACAAGCGCCGCAGAAAGAAGCTGCTGACGCGCAGTCTCGCCCTCGACCAAGCCATCCTGGACGATGTGCTTCACGGGCAGGTGCAGTGCATTCTCGACCGTGTGCATCACTGGCGCTTTAACGCGTTCACGCTCGAGACGGTGACTGGTG GACGCTCACTGCCGGTATTATGTGTTCATCTGTTCCACTGGTACGGGCTGCTGGACCACTTCAACCTAGACGTAGTTAGAGTATGGAAATTGTTTAGCTTAATCGAGGAAGGCTACCACAGCACCAACCCGTACCACAACTCGATCCACGCGACCGACGTCACGCAGGCGATGCACTGCTTCCTGCAGGAGAAGCGCATACTGGAGAATCTGAGCCCGCTCGAAATTATGGCCTCGCTGATCGGTGCCGTCACGCACGATCTCGACCATCCGGGCGTCAATCAACCGTTCCTGATAGCGACCTCCAACCATCTGGCGGCACTGTACGAAAACACGTCCGTGCTGGAGAATCACCACTGGCGGTCGGCGATCGGCTGCCTGCTGGAGAGTGGCGTCGCCGAGCAGGTGCACGACATCCGGCCCGAGCTGGAGAAACAGATCAGCTCTCTAATACTGGCGACGGACATTACGCGGCAGCAGGAGTTTATCGGCCGGTTCCGCGACTACCTGAGCCGGGACGCGCTGGACATGCGCGACACCGCCCACCGCCACTTCATACTGCAGATATCGCTCAAGTGTGCCGACATTTCGAACCCGTGCCGCCCGTGGGACATCAGCAAGAAGTGGAGCATGAAGGTGTGCGAGGAGTTCTTCCGGCAGGGCGACTACGAGCGGCAGCTGAACCTTCCGGTGACTTCCCTGTGCGATCGGCAGTCTACGACGGTGCCGAAAATACAGACCGGGTTCTTCAAGTTCGTGGTGACGCCGCTGATGGACGAGTGGCACCGGTTCCTGCGCACGGACCTGTCCCACTCGATGATGCACCATCTGAAGTACAATCAGACGCAGTGGGAGAGTAAGCTGCAGGCGGAGATTAACGAGGAGACGCGCACGGAAATCTCGGACGCGGAGCTGCTGGACGAGGAGGACATTGACGGTGGGGATGAGGATGGGGGTGGCGAGGATGAGGGTGACGATTCGCACCATTTGGCGGATTTGTCCGACAGCTCGGAAGCGCTGGTACCGTTTGCGATGGCGACAAAGTTTGGACGCAGAAGTTCGCTCCAGGTGGCGTCGGCCAACCATGGTTTCGGTGGCCGAGTGCGCAACGACCGACGACTCTCGGTACCGGCCACACACTGCATCCCGAAGATTATCCTTCCGGCGAAGGAACCGTCGAGCGGTGGAGGACGTTCGGGCGGTGGTTCCGGTGGCGGTGAGTTCACCCTGCAGCCACCGGAATCGATACAGGAGAGCGACGAACATCGGTTCGATGCAGACTCGCTCTCGATCTTCTCCTCCGACAGTGACAGCTTACACCGGGGAGCTCGTGGATCCTCGACAGGCAGTGCGGCAGATCGGGAACGACCGCTCAGTGCGGAGAATCTGCTCCCGGATTGCAGTATCGCTTCCATGACGGACGGTGCTTGCGGCGATCGGCTCAATCTCGTACTGCACGGTGCGGTCAGCGTTGGCAACACGGCCAACCTGCTTACCGTGGGCACCTCGAAGCATCTGATCCGCCAGCAAACGTTCCCACCGTTGCAACCGTACGTCCGGACACGCTACATGTCCTCGCAGGCAGAACTCGGCGCCTGTCCGGAAGCGTTGCTCGAATCGCACTCGTCCAGCTCGAACAGTAGCGGCTCAACgaacgcagcagcagcggccgcTCTATCAAACGTCGAATCTCGCGGTCGCGTTCTCGCGACCAGAAAGGATAGCATCAAGCGGGAGCAACAGCCGGACGGTGCGGGCTCATCGCAGGCGGATGGGGCGGGCAAGATCAAGGTGCCGAAGTTATCGCTCGGCCAGAAGGAGAACCTTGACCCATCGATGCTAAAGCGAAGTCTTAGCAGGCGGCGTGGTTCGGCTCCGGTGACTGTGGCGCTGCCTACGAAAACGGAACCCGCCGGAACGGGACAGGTTGGGGCAGGCGTTGGGATTGTCGGCGAGATCGGCAAATCGTTCATCATCAAAACTTGCGATCTGATGCGCCGGGGATCGATGCCCGTCGACGctctcatgc ACTCTAAAGATCTTCCATCATCCCAAAGCACGGCGGGAAGTAGTGTGAATGCCGGTGGCGTTCCTTCCAACACGGCGCAACTTCCCAACAACAGCCTGGTCGCACCACCGCCATCGTACCCCGGTATGCAACGGCGCGGATCAGTTCCCTGCGAAAGTACCAACAATGTGGCGCTCCGGAGCAGCTTCAGCATCAAGCGACGCAGCACGAAGAAAGCGATCCGGCGGCGATCGTCCGGCGGTGCCGAAATTCTCAGCCCCATTCTGTCGGAGGATGCGGCAGGTGGTAGTAACGGTGCTGGTgcgtcctcgtcctcctctAACGCGTGGTACCGGATCAAGCGGGATTCGGGCCACCGGCGAACGGGTGACAACGAGAGTCTGCTGTCCCGGCGGCGAGGTTCCCTGCCGGTCGAGGTCCTCGCGATCGGTTACTCCG GCACCCTTCGTCACTAA